Proteins encoded together in one Pseudomonas sp. ADAK13 window:
- a CDS encoding TonB-dependent siderophore receptor has protein sequence MATPYRHTLLALSITLAATATHAQDATLDTVTVVGEQATDYQAKKAAVAGFDNAPLLDTPASVAVITEGRLKDQQARLLSEVLKNDASVGDSYAPVGYYENFVVRGFSLNPASSYKINGRTITGEQNVALENKQQVEVLKGLSGLQSGVSEPGGLVNYVSKRPENVRSVTVSTNEHGERYLATDVGGWLGAEQQVGVRVNLAHEDIRSYVDHADGQRDFASLALDWNISPNALLQLNAEYQNREQRSVPGYQLLGGTTVPHNVSPRDLLGYQSWSNPVGIKSLNLDGLFEYRFNEAWKASFSASRSRVVIDDYSTFAWGCYGAASCANTAVPNHFSAEGDYDISDYRSPDDTRSNEEAQAALNGQFDTGFLKHDLTFGTTAFRRLVDRRQSVNEYIGEGNIYEKPPVLEPYQGPLGHTYRRLDSRQYGLFASDRISFNEQWQTILGGRQVRLDEETYDQAGDTTRHTQRSVFLPQVALIYKPRPDTTLYASYSKGLSLGGTAAWFSSNADEVLPPTTSRQLEVGIKRDFQRLSLTAALFQITQDLQYNRPNDDGTLTFVQQGKQKNVGLELSANGRVTDNLQVSASVAAIRARVSGSGTDDYDGHQAINVPKLRASLHGDYSIPGIKGLALLGGVQYSGSKYANREASVKVDDYAVFDVGGRYSTKVGDYDTVLRLTVDNLFDKRYWRDVGESAGDGYLFLGAPRTARLSATVNF, from the coding sequence ATGGCAACACCGTACCGTCACACCCTGCTCGCCCTGAGCATCACCCTCGCCGCCACGGCCACCCACGCCCAGGACGCGACCCTGGACACCGTCACCGTAGTCGGTGAACAGGCCACCGACTATCAGGCCAAAAAAGCCGCCGTCGCCGGCTTCGATAACGCGCCGTTGCTGGACACCCCGGCGTCAGTGGCGGTGATCACCGAAGGCCGCCTGAAGGACCAGCAAGCCCGCCTGCTGAGCGAGGTGTTGAAGAACGACGCCTCGGTCGGCGACAGCTACGCACCGGTGGGTTACTACGAAAATTTCGTGGTGCGCGGCTTCTCGTTGAACCCGGCCAGCAGCTACAAGATCAACGGCCGCACCATCACCGGCGAACAGAACGTCGCACTGGAAAACAAGCAGCAGGTGGAAGTGCTCAAGGGCCTGTCCGGGCTGCAAAGCGGCGTGTCGGAGCCCGGCGGCCTGGTGAACTACGTGAGCAAGCGCCCGGAGAATGTGCGCTCGGTGACCGTGTCCACCAACGAACACGGCGAGCGCTACCTGGCCACCGACGTCGGCGGCTGGCTCGGCGCCGAACAGCAAGTGGGCGTGCGGGTCAACCTGGCCCACGAAGACATCCGCTCCTACGTCGACCACGCTGACGGCCAGCGGGATTTTGCGTCCCTGGCCCTCGACTGGAACATCAGCCCCAACGCCCTGCTGCAACTGAACGCCGAGTACCAGAACCGCGAGCAACGCTCGGTGCCCGGTTATCAATTGCTCGGCGGCACCACCGTACCCCACAACGTGTCCCCACGGGACTTGCTGGGCTACCAGAGCTGGTCGAATCCGGTGGGCATCAAGTCGCTGAACCTCGACGGCCTGTTCGAATACCGCTTCAACGAGGCCTGGAAAGCCAGCTTCAGCGCCTCCCGCAGCCGCGTGGTGATCGACGACTACAGCACCTTCGCCTGGGGCTGCTACGGCGCCGCCAGTTGCGCCAACACCGCAGTGCCCAACCACTTCAGCGCCGAGGGCGACTACGACATCTCGGACTACCGCAGCCCCGACGACACCCGCAGCAACGAAGAAGCCCAGGCCGCGCTCAATGGCCAGTTCGACACCGGGTTTCTCAAGCATGACCTGACCTTCGGCACCACTGCGTTCCGCCGCCTGGTGGACCGTCGCCAGTCGGTCAACGAGTACATCGGCGAAGGCAACATCTACGAAAAACCCCCGGTGCTTGAACCCTACCAGGGGCCGCTGGGCCATACCTACCGGCGCCTGGACAGCCGCCAATACGGGCTGTTCGCCAGCGACCGCATCAGCTTCAACGAGCAGTGGCAAACCATCCTCGGCGGGCGCCAGGTGCGCCTCGACGAAGAAACCTACGACCAGGCCGGCGACACCACCCGCCATACCCAGCGCAGCGTGTTCCTGCCTCAAGTGGCGCTGATCTACAAGCCGCGCCCGGACACGACCCTGTATGCCAGCTACAGCAAGGGCCTGTCCCTGGGCGGTACGGCTGCGTGGTTCAGCAGCAACGCCGATGAGGTATTGCCGCCGACTACTTCGCGCCAGCTGGAAGTGGGGATCAAGCGCGACTTCCAGCGCCTGAGCCTGACCGCCGCACTGTTCCAGATCACCCAGGACCTGCAATACAACCGGCCCAACGATGACGGCACCCTCACCTTTGTGCAGCAAGGCAAGCAGAAGAACGTGGGTCTGGAACTCTCCGCCAACGGCCGAGTGACCGATAACCTGCAAGTGTCGGCCAGCGTCGCGGCGATTCGCGCCCGGGTCAGTGGCAGCGGCACCGACGACTACGACGGCCACCAGGCGATCAACGTGCCCAAGCTGCGCGCCAGCCTGCACGGCGACTACAGCATTCCCGGGATCAAGGGCCTGGCCCTGCTCGGCGGGGTGCAATACAGCGGCAGCAAGTACGCAAACCGCGAGGCCAGCGTGAAGGTCGACGACTATGCGGTGTTCGATGTGGGTGGTCGCTACAGCACCAAAGTCGGTGATTACGATACTGTGCTGCGCCTGACCGTCGACAACCTGTTCGACAAACGCTACTGGCGCGATGTGGGTGAATCGGCGGGCGATGGCTACCTGTTCCTGGGCGCGCCACGCACCGCGCGGTTATCCGCCACCGTCAATTTTTGA
- a CDS encoding 5'-nucleotidase, lipoprotein e(P4) family translates to MRNLIFASVCLLSTALVGCQQQPPANDQLDAVLWTQTSIEHELIYRQVFANATRQLDVALNTPDWDALPLPPRNLSGLPPAVIVDIDETVLDNIPLNARDVVNNQVYSYDRWNTWVDQAKAQALPGAVAFLQAAKHKGITVYYITNREQSQVQATVNNLRLRGFPVDSDQQVLAAGTPIGGCEQAGYGKNCRRQWVAQHARVLILAGDSLGDFVQAEHNTLEAQRKAAEPYLGWLGQRWFVLPNPTYGNWYSAPYGDQEKLPFERKRQLKQQALHLQN, encoded by the coding sequence ATGCGTAATCTGATTTTTGCCAGTGTGTGCCTGCTCTCGACTGCCCTGGTCGGCTGCCAGCAGCAACCGCCCGCCAACGACCAACTGGATGCGGTGCTGTGGACCCAGACCTCGATCGAGCACGAGCTGATTTACCGCCAGGTATTCGCCAACGCCACCCGGCAACTGGACGTGGCCCTCAACACCCCGGACTGGGACGCCCTGCCCTTGCCCCCGCGCAACCTCTCCGGTTTGCCGCCGGCGGTGATTGTCGACATCGACGAAACCGTGCTCGACAACATCCCGCTGAATGCCCGGGACGTCGTCAATAACCAGGTCTACTCCTACGACCGCTGGAACACCTGGGTCGACCAGGCCAAGGCCCAGGCGCTGCCCGGCGCCGTCGCGTTCCTGCAGGCGGCCAAGCACAAAGGCATCACGGTGTACTACATCACCAACCGTGAGCAAAGCCAGGTCCAGGCCACCGTCAACAACCTGCGCCTGCGGGGCTTTCCGGTAGACAGCGACCAGCAGGTACTGGCCGCCGGCACCCCGATTGGCGGCTGCGAACAGGCCGGCTACGGCAAGAACTGCCGCCGCCAATGGGTCGCCCAACACGCCCGCGTGCTGATCCTGGCCGGCGACTCCCTGGGGGATTTCGTGCAGGCCGAACACAACACCCTGGAGGCCCAGCGCAAGGCCGCCGAACCCTACCTTGGCTGGCTCGGCCAACGCTGGTTCGTGCTGCCCAACCCGACCTACGGCAACTGGTACAGCGCGCCGTATGGCGATCAGGAAAAACTGCCCTTTGAACGCAAGCGCCAGCTCAAGCAACAGGCGCTGCACCTGCAAAATTGA
- the pnuC gene encoding nicotinamide riboside transporter PnuC, translated as MTPLEIVAVIFNIAGVWLTARRVRWCWPVSVVAVLLYGWIFFDVKLYSDMLLQLVFAVLQGYGWWRWSTGRIDAGKVRVERLPVQEAWRHLFAGVIGALLLGAAMHHFTDAALPWLDSLLTAFSLVASLWAARKYVVSWWLWIVLDTVYVGLFVYKDLQLTAALYAGFVVLAAYGLVSWQRDLRQQEQQLSVA; from the coding sequence ATGACGCCGCTGGAAATAGTCGCTGTAATCTTCAATATCGCCGGGGTGTGGCTCACCGCCCGACGGGTGCGCTGGTGCTGGCCGGTCAGTGTGGTCGCGGTGTTGTTGTACGGCTGGATCTTCTTCGACGTGAAGCTGTATTCCGACATGCTCCTGCAACTGGTCTTCGCCGTATTGCAGGGCTACGGCTGGTGGCGCTGGAGCACCGGGCGCATCGACGCGGGCAAGGTGCGGGTCGAGCGTCTGCCAGTCCAGGAAGCCTGGCGTCATTTATTCGCAGGTGTGATCGGCGCCCTGCTGCTGGGCGCCGCCATGCACCACTTCACCGATGCCGCATTGCCGTGGCTGGACTCGCTGCTGACTGCCTTCAGCCTGGTGGCCAGCCTGTGGGCGGCGCGCAAGTACGTGGTGAGTTGGTGGCTGTGGATCGTGCTGGATACGGTCTACGTGGGACTGTTTGTGTACAAGGACTTGCAATTGACCGCCGCGTTGTATGCCGGGTTTGTGGTGCTGGCGGCGTATGGGCTGGTGTCCTGGCAGCGTGATTTGCGCCAACAGGAACAGCAACTTTCAGTTGCTTGA
- a CDS encoding ABC transporter substrate-binding protein, with the protein MNLRTVVTLGLALLVASPAVFAGATLDRITQSRQLVGVLMENYPPFSFLNEQNQLDGFDVDVAKAVADKLGVTLKLETPSWEVIAAGRWQGRYDVCICSMTPSAARGQVFNFPVEYYASPAVIVVNADESSIHSASDLSGKKVGVGSASTYEAYLNKDLVIEGANTPIEYPFSQIQAVPYDNEIVAFQDLALGTGKRLDAMLTNLVTANERIKHDPRFKVVGKQLYSEPNVVATEKGDPQWDARLTQVLADLKSDGTLTKISQKWIGADITQ; encoded by the coding sequence ATGAATTTACGTACTGTCGTGACCTTGGGCCTGGCCCTGTTAGTGGCCAGCCCGGCGGTGTTCGCCGGGGCAACGCTGGATCGCATCACGCAATCCAGACAGTTGGTTGGCGTGCTGATGGAGAACTATCCGCCCTTCTCTTTTCTCAATGAACAAAACCAGCTGGATGGCTTCGACGTCGACGTGGCCAAAGCCGTGGCTGACAAACTTGGCGTCACCCTGAAGTTGGAAACACCCTCTTGGGAAGTGATCGCCGCTGGCCGCTGGCAGGGCCGTTATGACGTGTGCATCTGCTCCATGACCCCAAGTGCCGCCCGTGGCCAAGTGTTCAATTTTCCTGTCGAGTATTACGCCTCACCGGCGGTCATCGTGGTCAACGCCGATGAATCTTCCATCCACTCGGCCAGTGACCTTTCCGGGAAAAAAGTCGGCGTCGGCAGCGCCTCGACCTACGAGGCCTACCTGAACAAAGACCTGGTGATCGAAGGCGCCAACACGCCAATCGAATACCCGTTCAGCCAGATTCAAGCCGTGCCTTACGACAATGAAATCGTGGCCTTCCAGGACTTGGCGCTCGGCACCGGCAAACGCCTGGACGCAATGCTCACCAACCTGGTGACCGCCAATGAGCGCATCAAGCATGACCCACGCTTCAAGGTCGTCGGCAAACAGCTGTACAGCGAGCCCAACGTGGTCGCCACCGAAAAAGGCGACCCCCAATGGGACGCGAGGCTGACCCAAGTACTGGCCGACCTTAAAAGCGACGGCACGCTGACGAAGATCTCCCAGAAATGGATTGGCGCAGACATCACCCAATGA
- a CDS encoding amino acid ABC transporter permease, with amino-acid sequence MSVFPTPPSVVKPPPVKRQWLPFQVRLWLTWGVMLCLFAGLFMSFDLQFAIVAAKWQNLVGLHLSPNGFLQGAALTLFLCFCSIWLSLALGFATALARLSNSAVAFGIASFYASFFRGTPLLIQILLIYLGLPQLGVVPGAISAGIIALSLNYGAYLSEIFRAGIIGVSQGQRNAAAALGMGPAVTFWQIVLPQAMRTIIPPTTSQFISMLKDSSLVSVMGVWEVMFLAQSYGRSSYRYIEMLTTAAVIYWLLSIGLELIQARLERHYGKAYLHGR; translated from the coding sequence ATGAGCGTCTTCCCCACCCCGCCCTCTGTGGTGAAACCGCCGCCCGTCAAACGCCAGTGGTTGCCCTTCCAGGTACGCCTGTGGCTAACCTGGGGCGTGATGCTGTGCCTGTTCGCCGGGCTGTTCATGAGCTTCGACCTGCAGTTTGCGATCGTCGCGGCCAAGTGGCAGAACCTGGTGGGCCTGCACCTGTCGCCCAACGGCTTTCTGCAGGGTGCGGCGCTGACGCTGTTCCTGTGTTTCTGCTCGATCTGGCTGTCCCTGGCCCTGGGGTTTGCGACGGCCCTGGCGCGCTTGTCGAACAGCGCGGTGGCGTTCGGGATTGCCAGTTTTTACGCCTCGTTCTTTCGCGGCACGCCGCTGCTGATCCAGATTTTGCTGATCTACCTCGGCCTGCCCCAGTTGGGCGTAGTGCCGGGCGCCATCAGCGCCGGGATCATTGCGCTGTCGTTGAACTACGGGGCGTACCTGAGCGAGATCTTTCGCGCCGGCATCATCGGAGTGTCCCAGGGCCAACGTAATGCTGCGGCGGCACTGGGCATGGGCCCGGCGGTGACGTTCTGGCAGATCGTGCTGCCCCAGGCGATGCGCACCATCATTCCACCGACCACCAGCCAGTTCATTTCGATGCTCAAGGACTCATCGCTGGTCTCGGTCATGGGCGTCTGGGAAGTGATGTTCCTCGCGCAGTCCTACGGCCGCTCCTCATACCGCTATATCGAAATGCTCACCACCGCTGCCGTCATCTACTGGCTGCTCTCCATTGGCCTGGAACTGATCCAGGCACGCCTGGAGCGGCACTACGGCAAGGCCTACCTTCACGGGCGATAA
- a CDS encoding LLM class flavin-dependent oxidoreductase, whose translation MSDPTPLLFGLYEQASVGCGGAPSLWTHPADERLSINTLKYWSNLARTADEANLDLMFFGDVLGFYDVFGGSEAAALKWAVEAPANDPLTIIPALVALTEKLAFGVTVSTTYEHPFTHARRFSTLDHLSDGRIGWNIVTSYLSSAARNFGLEQMIKHDDRYERAEEFLDVVYKLWEGSWADDAVLADKLARTYADGARVRPIQHAGDHYRVAGPHLTSPSPQRTPLLIQAGWSGRGRQFAAKHAELVFIAKSNPLEIRQGLEDIWRQAEARGRRQQDVKSLTVLRIVTAPTAIEAQKKYETLQSNYHLQAQLVSYAGDTGIDISRYADSEALSTHTEGMTSYVMKPDGSGKPLTAGEVKQRFANVTRGSDLILVGTPEQVAEKIEEHARISGTSGYMLNPLISPGSLNDFVELVIPALQKRGLYRTTPQTGTLRSRLSAEGSDRLPASAHGASFRFE comes from the coding sequence ATGTCTGATCCAACCCCGTTGTTATTCGGCCTGTACGAACAAGCCAGTGTCGGCTGCGGCGGCGCGCCCAGCCTGTGGACTCACCCGGCGGATGAACGCCTGAGCATCAACACCCTCAAGTACTGGTCGAACCTGGCCCGCACGGCAGATGAAGCCAACCTCGACCTGATGTTCTTCGGCGATGTGCTGGGCTTCTACGATGTGTTTGGCGGGTCCGAAGCGGCGGCGTTGAAATGGGCGGTGGAAGCGCCGGCCAACGACCCGCTGACGATCATTCCCGCACTGGTGGCCCTGACCGAAAAGCTCGCCTTTGGCGTCACGGTCAGCACCACCTACGAACACCCATTCACCCACGCCCGGCGCTTCAGCACCCTGGACCATTTGTCCGATGGGCGTATCGGCTGGAATATCGTCACCTCTTACCTGTCCAGCGCCGCACGCAATTTCGGCCTGGAGCAGATGATCAAGCACGACGACCGTTACGAACGCGCCGAAGAGTTTCTCGACGTGGTGTACAAGCTCTGGGAAGGCAGTTGGGCCGATGACGCGGTGCTCGCCGACAAACTCGCACGCACCTATGCCGATGGCGCGCGTGTTCGACCGATCCAGCATGCCGGCGACCATTACCGGGTGGCTGGCCCGCACCTCACGTCACCCTCGCCGCAACGCACGCCGCTGCTGATCCAGGCGGGTTGGTCGGGCCGTGGCCGGCAGTTCGCGGCCAAACATGCAGAGCTGGTGTTTATCGCCAAATCCAACCCACTGGAGATACGCCAGGGGCTGGAAGATATCTGGCGCCAGGCCGAGGCCCGCGGGCGCAGGCAGCAAGACGTCAAATCCCTGACCGTGTTGCGCATCGTCACGGCCCCCACCGCCATCGAAGCACAAAAGAAATACGAGACCCTGCAAAGCAACTATCACCTGCAGGCGCAGTTGGTGAGCTACGCGGGCGACACCGGTATCGATATCAGCCGCTACGCCGACAGCGAAGCACTGTCCACCCACACCGAGGGCATGACCTCCTACGTGATGAAACCCGATGGCAGCGGCAAACCGCTGACCGCCGGCGAGGTCAAGCAACGCTTCGCCAACGTGACGCGGGGCAGCGACCTGATCCTGGTGGGCACGCCGGAGCAGGTGGCGGAAAAAATCGAGGAACACGCCAGAATTTCCGGCACCAGCGGCTACATGCTCAACCCGTTGATCAGCCCCGGCTCGCTGAATGACTTTGTCGAACTGGTGATCCCGGCCCTGCAAAAACGTGGGCTGTATCGCACCACGCCGCAGACCGGCACCCTGCGTTCGCGGCTCAGCGCCGAGGGCAGTGACCGCTTGCCAGCCTCGGCCCATGGGGCTTCGTTCCGCTTTGAGTAA
- a CDS encoding UTRA domain-containing protein yields MPFDPISPHYQRIREQIANDIAAGVPQADEKFPSEREMIERFGCTRVTLRQALQQLEAEGLVYRENRRGWFVSPRRIRYDPTRISGFMDYVSAQGRTPRTECLHAELRPAGDWLARRMGLASADEPVFFLQRRRWIDRRPVLLEFNALLASWCPGLLEADLNTSLTQLLRERFSRVQSRCELEMHIGTVNEEQAELLQLSQGSTSVYLERLNFGEDDQPVEFDQEFWRPDALSVVMETRYPGT; encoded by the coding sequence ATGCCTTTCGACCCGATTTCACCGCACTACCAGCGCATTCGCGAACAAATCGCCAATGATATTGCGGCGGGTGTGCCCCAGGCCGATGAGAAATTCCCGTCCGAACGGGAGATGATCGAGCGCTTCGGCTGTACCCGGGTCACCTTGCGCCAGGCTTTGCAGCAGTTGGAAGCGGAAGGCCTGGTGTACCGGGAAAACCGTCGCGGCTGGTTTGTCAGCCCCCGGCGTATCCGCTATGACCCGACGCGCATCAGCGGTTTTATGGATTACGTAAGTGCCCAGGGCCGTACGCCCCGCACCGAATGCCTGCACGCAGAGCTGCGCCCGGCGGGCGACTGGCTGGCCAGGCGGATGGGCCTCGCCTCGGCGGATGAGCCGGTGTTTTTCCTGCAACGGCGGCGCTGGATTGACCGGCGGCCGGTGCTGCTGGAGTTCAACGCGCTGCTGGCAAGCTGGTGCCCGGGGCTGCTGGAGGCCGACTTGAATACCTCGCTGACCCAACTGCTGCGGGAGCGGTTTTCCCGAGTGCAATCGCGGTGTGAGCTGGAGATGCACATTGGCACGGTGAATGAAGAACAGGCGGAGTTGCTGCAATTGTCGCAGGGGTCCACCAGCGTGTACCTGGAACGCTTGAACTTTGGCGAGGATGACCAGCCGGTGGAGTTCGACCAGGAGTTCTGGCGCCCGGATGCGTTGTCGGTCGTGATGGAGACGCGCTACCCAGGGACGTGA
- a CDS encoding REP-associated tyrosine transposase, producing MRPTPQSHRLRQGRYSEPGRSYLITIVVHHRQRLFHDLFLGRLLVAEFRRAQESGLVDSLAWVIMPDHIHWLFELKQQTLADVVRRTKSRSTLTINQRRHSKERVWQPGYHDRAVRAEDDIRKMARYIIANPLRAGLVEHVGDYSLWDACWI from the coding sequence ATGCGCCCCACCCCCCAATCTCATCGCTTGCGCCAGGGCCGTTACTCAGAGCCCGGGCGCAGCTACCTCATCACCATCGTCGTCCATCACCGCCAGCGGCTGTTCCACGATTTGTTCCTCGGCCGTCTACTGGTTGCCGAGTTCCGGCGGGCTCAAGAGTCAGGGCTGGTCGACTCCCTGGCCTGGGTGATCATGCCTGATCATATCCATTGGTTATTCGAGCTGAAGCAACAAACGTTGGCCGATGTAGTGCGCCGTACCAAATCCCGCAGCACGTTAACCATCAATCAGCGCCGTCACAGCAAAGAGCGGGTGTGGCAGCCGGGTTATCACGATAGGGCTGTGCGGGCAGAGGATGACATTCGCAAAATGGCTCGCTATATCATCGCTAATCCGCTGCGCGCCGGGTTGGTTGAGCATGTAGGCGACTATTCGCTTTGGGATGCCTGCTGGATCTGA
- a CDS encoding EscU/YscU/HrcU family type III secretion system export apparatus switch protein encodes MGDTSEEKSQPATDKKLKDARKKGQVAKSQDLVSGMVILFCTLCISILAPRAQAQVTALIDLTAQIYIEPFATVWPRVLDHAEQLVIGITLPVMAVTTGVVILTNIITMRGFVFSVEPIKPEFKRINPAEGFKKLFALRNFVEFIKGLIKVHVLAVAFYVVGRHALQALMESSRCGAGCIESTFFLVLKPLVFTVLAAFILVGGVDVLMQRWLFGRDMKMTRSETKRERKDIDGDPLIKSERRRQRQEMQALATKLGLGRASMMIGTTDGWVIGVRYVRGETPVPVVVCRAAPEEALGMLQEAFDLGIPQAPDRGLAEAIARKTVPGDPVPDASFQAVADWLVAARLI; translated from the coding sequence ATGGGCGATACCAGCGAAGAAAAATCCCAGCCGGCCACGGACAAAAAACTCAAGGACGCGCGCAAAAAAGGCCAGGTCGCCAAGAGCCAGGACCTGGTCTCGGGCATGGTCATCCTGTTTTGCACCCTGTGCATTTCCATCCTCGCGCCCCGGGCCCAGGCCCAGGTCACGGCACTGATCGACCTCACCGCACAGATCTACATCGAACCCTTCGCCACCGTGTGGCCACGGGTGCTGGACCATGCCGAGCAACTGGTGATCGGCATCACCCTGCCGGTGATGGCGGTGACCACCGGGGTGGTGATCCTGACCAATATCATCACCATGCGTGGCTTTGTGTTCTCCGTGGAACCGATCAAGCCCGAGTTCAAGCGCATCAACCCGGCGGAAGGCTTCAAGAAGCTGTTTGCCCTGCGCAACTTTGTGGAGTTCATCAAGGGCCTGATCAAGGTGCATGTGCTGGCCGTGGCGTTCTACGTGGTGGGGCGGCATGCGTTGCAGGCGCTGATGGAGTCATCGCGGTGTGGCGCCGGGTGTATCGAGTCGACGTTTTTCCTGGTGCTCAAGCCTCTGGTGTTTACCGTGCTCGCGGCCTTCATCCTGGTGGGCGGGGTGGACGTGCTGATGCAGCGCTGGCTGTTCGGCCGCGACATGAAAATGACCCGCAGCGAGACCAAGCGCGAGCGCAAAGACATTGATGGCGACCCGCTGATCAAGAGCGAACGGCGGCGCCAGCGCCAGGAGATGCAGGCGTTGGCCACCAAACTGGGGCTGGGCCGGGCGTCGATGATGATTGGCACCACCGATGGCTGGGTGATTGGCGTGCGTTATGTGCGTGGCGAGACGCCGGTGCCGGTGGTGGTATGCCGGGCGGCGCCGGAGGAAGCGTTGGGGATGTTGCAGGAAGCGTTTGACCTCGGCATACCGCAGGCGCCGGACAGGGGGTTGGCGGAGGCGATTGCCAGGAAGACCGTACCGGGAGACCCGGTGCCGGATGCGTCGTTCCAGGCGGTGGCGGACTGGCTGGTGGCGGCGCGGTTGATCTGA
- the sctT gene encoding type III secretion system export apparatus subunit SctT — translation MDASLTAQFLEVAYPVISSASLAACRAMGVVVITPAFNRLGLTGMIRGCVAVAISIPMFMPVFDAMTSMPNHGSLFIAGLLIKEFLIGILIGLLFGIPFWAAEVAGELIDLQRGSTMAQLVDPLSTGESSVMSTLLTVMLITLFFMSGGFILMVDGYYHSYQLWPVTAFTPVFASSALLAVLSILDQIMRVGVLMVSPLIISLLVTDLMLAYLSRMAPNLHIFDLSLPVKNLFFSILMVIYIGFLIPLMLDQLAEFRGTVELLKTLAGME, via the coding sequence ATGGACGCCAGCCTTACCGCGCAGTTTCTTGAAGTCGCCTACCCGGTGATCAGCTCGGCCTCGCTGGCGGCCTGCCGTGCCATGGGGGTGGTGGTGATCACCCCGGCGTTCAACCGCCTGGGGCTGACCGGGATGATTCGGGGTTGCGTGGCCGTGGCCATTTCGATCCCGATGTTCATGCCGGTGTTCGACGCCATGACCTCGATGCCCAACCACGGCAGCCTGTTTATCGCCGGGTTGCTGATCAAGGAATTCCTGATCGGCATCCTGATCGGCCTGTTGTTCGGCATCCCGTTCTGGGCGGCGGAAGTGGCGGGGGAGTTGATCGACCTGCAGCGCGGCTCGACCATGGCGCAACTGGTGGACCCGCTGTCCACCGGGGAATCGAGTGTGATGTCCACCTTGCTGACGGTGATGCTGATCACGCTGTTCTTCATGTCCGGCGGTTTTATCCTGATGGTCGACGGCTACTACCACAGCTACCAGTTGTGGCCGGTAACCGCGTTTACCCCGGTGTTCGCCAGCTCGGCGTTGCTGGCGGTGCTGTCGATTCTCGACCAGATCATGCGGGTCGGGGTGCTGATGGTGTCGCCGCTGATCATCTCGCTGCTGGTCACCGATTTGATGCTGGCGTACCTGTCGCGGATGGCGCCGAACCTGCATATTTTCGACCTGTCGTTGCCGGTGAAAAACCTGTTTTTCTCGATCCTGATGGTGATCTACATCGGCTTCCTGATTCCGTTGATGCTGGACCAGTTGGCGGAATTTCGCGGCACGGTGGAGCTGCTGAAAACCCTGGCGGGCATGGAGTAG
- a CDS encoding EscS/YscS/HrcS family type III secretion system export apparatus protein: MGQDVFLSLMKQALMTVLMLSAPALGVAIIVGLSVGLFQALTQIQDQTLPQVVKLVAVLLTIVFLGPVLAGQVAELGGQVLDNFPLWTR, from the coding sequence ATGGGCCAGGACGTTTTCCTGTCATTGATGAAACAGGCACTGATGACCGTGCTGATGCTCTCTGCGCCGGCGCTGGGGGTGGCGATTATTGTTGGCTTGAGCGTGGGGCTGTTCCAGGCGCTGACGCAGATCCAGGACCAGACCCTGCCCCAGGTGGTGAAGCTGGTGGCGGTGTTGCTGACCATTGTGTTCCTGGGCCCGGTGCTGGCCGGGCAAGTGGCGGAGCTTGGCGGCCAGGTGCTGGACAACTTCCCCTTGTGGACGCGCTGA